From the Gouania willdenowi chromosome 19, fGouWil2.1, whole genome shotgun sequence genome, one window contains:
- the exoc7 gene encoding exocyst complex component 7 isoform X8, with protein MIPTEDASARKREIEEKLKQEQETLSFVRENLEKSDQLTKGMVSILSSFESRLMQLENSIIPVHKQTENLQRLQENVDKTLLCMDHVISYYHVAKDTDRIIREGPTGRLDEYLSCIAKIQKAVEYFQDNNPDSPELNTVKARFEKGKELLEAEFRSLLNRYSKPVPPILILDCISMDEEVEVQEEVVLEHLPETVLQDIICIAGWLTDYGRNQDFMNVYFQIRSTQLDRSIKGLKDHFRKNSASSGILYSPAVQTKRKDTPTKKTPKRPGKDDALDVEIDSYIHCISAFVRLAQGEYALLTEVIPEHHQKKTFDSLIQEALDNLMLEGDNIVSAARRAIMRHDYSAVLTIFPILRHLKMNKSEFDSTLQGTAASTKNKLPALIASMETIGAKALEEFADSIKNDPDKEYNMPKDGTVHELTSNAILFLQQLLDFHETAGAMLASQVLGDTYNIPLDPRESSSSSSSYTSDFNKRLLSSYICKVLGNLQLNLLSKSKVYEDQALSAIFLHNNYNYILKSLEKSDLIQLVTVTQKRAEMSYRELIEQQIGMYQRSWLKVTENLTDRNIPVLLPGSKLKDKERQVIKDKFKGFNDGLEELCKIQKGWAIPDKEQRDFIRHAQKKVVSDAYRAFLHRCANMSFTKNPEKYHKYRPEEVEEMIEKLFDTSA; from the exons ATGATTCCCACCGAGGATGCGTCCGCCAGGAAGCGGGAGATCGAGGAGAAACTGAAGCAG GAGCAGGAGACGCTGTCGTTTGTTCGGGAGAACCTGGAAAAGAGTGATCAGCTGACCAAAGGGATG GTCTCCATCCTGTCTTCGTTTGAGAGTCGTCTGATGCAGCTGGAGAACTCCATTATCCCTGTTCATAAGCAGACGGAGAACCTGCAACGTCTGCAGGAGAATGTGGACAAAACGCTGTTGTGCATGGACCACGTAATCAGCTACTACCATGTGGCCAAGGACACGGACCGCATCATCAGAGAAGG GCCTACAGGTCGTCTAGACGAGTATTTGTCGTGCATCGCAAAGATCCAGAAAGCTGTGGAATATTTCCAGGACAACAACCCCGACAGCCCTGAGCTCAACACTGTG AAAGCTCGTTTTGAGAAGGGGAAGGAGCTCCTTGAGGCGGAGTTCCGCAGCCTGCTGAACCGCTATAGTAAGCCTGTTCCTCCCATCCTGATCCTGGACTGTATCAGTATGGACGAGGAGGTGGAGGTCCAGGAGGAGGTGGTTCTGGAACATCTGCCTGAGACCGTCCTGCAGGACATCATCTGCATCGCTGGGTGGCTCACGGACTACGGACGCAACCAAG ATTTCATGAACGTCTACTTCCAGATCCGCTCCACCCAGCTGGACCGCTCCATCAAAGGGCTGAAGGATCACTTCCGTAAGAACAGTGCTTCCTCTGGGATCCTCTACTCACCCGCCGTGCAGACCAAACGGAAGGACACACCCACTAAGAAGACCCCAAAGAGACCAG GAAAAGATGACGCGCTGGACGTGGAGATCGACTCCTACATTCACTGCATCAGCGCCTTTGTCAGGCTGGCCCAGGGTGAGTACGCCCTGCTGACAGAGGTCATCCCTGAACATCACCAGAAGAAGACCTTCGACTCCCTCATTCAG GAGGCTCTGGACAACTTGATGTTAGAAGGTGATAACATTGTGTCTGCGGCGCGCAGGGCCATCATGCGTCACGACTACTCTGCCGTCCTTACCATCTTCCCCATCCTGAGGCACCTGAAGATGAACAAGTCTGAGTTTGACTCCACGCTGCAG ggGACGGCGGCAAGCACCAAGAACAAGCTGCCTGCCCTCATCGCCTCCATGGAGACCATTGGAGCCAAAGCTCTGGAGGAGTTCGCCGACAGCATCAAG AATGATCCTGACAAAGAATACAACATGCCCAAAGATGGCACCGTGCACGAGCTCACTAGCAAC GCCATCTTGtttctgcagcagctgctggACTTTCATGAGACGGCAGGAGCAATGTTGGCCTCACAag TGCTCGGGGACACTTACAATATTCCCTTAGACCCCCGAG agagcagctcgtcctccagcagctaCACCTCGGACTTCAACAAGCGTCTCCTCAGCTCCTACATCT GTAAAGTCCTGGGGAACCTGCAGCTGAACCTTCTCAGTAAATCCAAAGTGTATGAGGACCAGGCTCTGAGCGCCATCTTCCTCCacaacaactacaactacatCCTCAAGTCTCTGGAGAA gtctgACCTGATCCAGTTAGTGACTGTTACACAGAAACGAGCTGAGATGTCGTACAGAGAACTGATCGAGCAGCAGATCGGCATGTACCAGCGAAG TTGGCTGAAAGTCACAGAGAACCTCACAGACAGGAACATTCCGGTCCTCCTGcctgggtcaaag CTCAAAGACAAAGAGCGACAGGTGATCAAAGACAAGTTTAAG GGATTTAACGACGGTCTAGAAGAGCTGTGTAAGATCCAGAAAGGCTGGGCCATCCCTGATAAAGAGCAGAGAGACTTCATCAGACACGCCCAGAAGAAAGTAGTGTCAGACGCTTATAGAGCCTTTCtgcacag GTGTGCCAACATGTCTTTCACCAAAAACCCAGAGAAATATCACAAGTATCGTCctgaggaggtggaggagatgATAGAGAAGCTGTTTGACACATCCGCCTGA
- the exoc7 gene encoding exocyst complex component 7 isoform X9, which yields MIPTEDASARKREIEEKLKQEQETLSFVRENLEKSDQLTKGMVSILSSFESRLMQLENSIIPVHKQTENLQRLQENVDKTLLCMDHVISYYHVAKDTDRIIREGPTGRLDEYLSCIAKIQKAVEYFQDNNPDSPELNTVKARFEKGKELLEAEFRSLLNRYSKPVPPILILDCISMDEEVEVQEEVVLEHLPETVLQDIICIAGWLTDYGRNQDFMNVYFQIRSTQLDRSIKGLKDHFRKNSASSGILYSPAVQTKRKDTPTKKTPKRPGKDDALDVEIDSYIHCISAFVRLAQGEYALLTEVIPEHHQKKTFDSLIQEALDNLMLEGDNIVSAARRAIMRHDYSAVLTIFPILRHLKMNKSEFDSTLQGTAASTKNKLPALIASMETIGAKALEEFADSIKNDPDKEYNMPKDGTVHELTSNAILFLQQLLDFHETAGAMLASQESSSSSSSYTSDFNKRLLSSYICKVLGNLQLNLLSKSKVYEDQALSAIFLHNNYNYILKSLEKSDLIQLVTVTQKRAEMSYRELIEQQIGMYQRSWLKVTENLTDRNIPVLLPGSKLKDKERQVIKDKFKGFNDGLEELCKIQKGWAIPDKEQRDFIRHAQKKVVSDAYRAFLHRCANMSFTKNPEKYHKYRPEEVEEMIEKLFDTSA from the exons ATGATTCCCACCGAGGATGCGTCCGCCAGGAAGCGGGAGATCGAGGAGAAACTGAAGCAG GAGCAGGAGACGCTGTCGTTTGTTCGGGAGAACCTGGAAAAGAGTGATCAGCTGACCAAAGGGATG GTCTCCATCCTGTCTTCGTTTGAGAGTCGTCTGATGCAGCTGGAGAACTCCATTATCCCTGTTCATAAGCAGACGGAGAACCTGCAACGTCTGCAGGAGAATGTGGACAAAACGCTGTTGTGCATGGACCACGTAATCAGCTACTACCATGTGGCCAAGGACACGGACCGCATCATCAGAGAAGG GCCTACAGGTCGTCTAGACGAGTATTTGTCGTGCATCGCAAAGATCCAGAAAGCTGTGGAATATTTCCAGGACAACAACCCCGACAGCCCTGAGCTCAACACTGTG AAAGCTCGTTTTGAGAAGGGGAAGGAGCTCCTTGAGGCGGAGTTCCGCAGCCTGCTGAACCGCTATAGTAAGCCTGTTCCTCCCATCCTGATCCTGGACTGTATCAGTATGGACGAGGAGGTGGAGGTCCAGGAGGAGGTGGTTCTGGAACATCTGCCTGAGACCGTCCTGCAGGACATCATCTGCATCGCTGGGTGGCTCACGGACTACGGACGCAACCAAG ATTTCATGAACGTCTACTTCCAGATCCGCTCCACCCAGCTGGACCGCTCCATCAAAGGGCTGAAGGATCACTTCCGTAAGAACAGTGCTTCCTCTGGGATCCTCTACTCACCCGCCGTGCAGACCAAACGGAAGGACACACCCACTAAGAAGACCCCAAAGAGACCAG GAAAAGATGACGCGCTGGACGTGGAGATCGACTCCTACATTCACTGCATCAGCGCCTTTGTCAGGCTGGCCCAGGGTGAGTACGCCCTGCTGACAGAGGTCATCCCTGAACATCACCAGAAGAAGACCTTCGACTCCCTCATTCAG GAGGCTCTGGACAACTTGATGTTAGAAGGTGATAACATTGTGTCTGCGGCGCGCAGGGCCATCATGCGTCACGACTACTCTGCCGTCCTTACCATCTTCCCCATCCTGAGGCACCTGAAGATGAACAAGTCTGAGTTTGACTCCACGCTGCAG ggGACGGCGGCAAGCACCAAGAACAAGCTGCCTGCCCTCATCGCCTCCATGGAGACCATTGGAGCCAAAGCTCTGGAGGAGTTCGCCGACAGCATCAAG AATGATCCTGACAAAGAATACAACATGCCCAAAGATGGCACCGTGCACGAGCTCACTAGCAAC GCCATCTTGtttctgcagcagctgctggACTTTCATGAGACGGCAGGAGCAATGTTGGCCTCACAag agagcagctcgtcctccagcagctaCACCTCGGACTTCAACAAGCGTCTCCTCAGCTCCTACATCT GTAAAGTCCTGGGGAACCTGCAGCTGAACCTTCTCAGTAAATCCAAAGTGTATGAGGACCAGGCTCTGAGCGCCATCTTCCTCCacaacaactacaactacatCCTCAAGTCTCTGGAGAA gtctgACCTGATCCAGTTAGTGACTGTTACACAGAAACGAGCTGAGATGTCGTACAGAGAACTGATCGAGCAGCAGATCGGCATGTACCAGCGAAG TTGGCTGAAAGTCACAGAGAACCTCACAGACAGGAACATTCCGGTCCTCCTGcctgggtcaaag CTCAAAGACAAAGAGCGACAGGTGATCAAAGACAAGTTTAAG GGATTTAACGACGGTCTAGAAGAGCTGTGTAAGATCCAGAAAGGCTGGGCCATCCCTGATAAAGAGCAGAGAGACTTCATCAGACACGCCCAGAAGAAAGTAGTGTCAGACGCTTATAGAGCCTTTCtgcacag GTGTGCCAACATGTCTTTCACCAAAAACCCAGAGAAATATCACAAGTATCGTCctgaggaggtggaggagatgATAGAGAAGCTGTTTGACACATCCGCCTGA
- the exoc7 gene encoding exocyst complex component 7 isoform X7, whose amino-acid sequence MIPTEDASARKREIEEKLKQEQETLSFVRENLEKSDQLTKGMVSILSSFESRLMQLENSIIPVHKQTENLQRLQENVDKTLLCMDHVISYYHVAKDTDRIIREGPTGRLDEYLSCIAKIQKAVEYFQDNNPDSPELNTVKARFEKGKELLEAEFRSLLNRYSKPVPPILILDCISMDEEVEVQEEVVLEHLPETVLQDIICIAGWLTDYGRNQDFMNVYFQIRSTQLDRSIKGLKDHFRKNSASSGILYSPAVQTKRKDTPTKKTPKRPGYDHELRVKLHSDALTEKHGASTGKDDALDVEIDSYIHCISAFVRLAQGEYALLTEVIPEHHQKKTFDSLIQEALDNLMLEGDNIVSAARRAIMRHDYSAVLTIFPILRHLKMNKSEFDSTLQGTAASTKNKLPALIASMETIGAKALEEFADSIKNDPDKEYNMPKDGTVHELTSNAILFLQQLLDFHETAGAMLASQESSSSSSSYTSDFNKRLLSSYICKVLGNLQLNLLSKSKVYEDQALSAIFLHNNYNYILKSLEKSDLIQLVTVTQKRAEMSYRELIEQQIGMYQRSWLKVTENLTDRNIPVLLPGSKLKDKERQVIKDKFKGFNDGLEELCKIQKGWAIPDKEQRDFIRHAQKKVVSDAYRAFLHRCANMSFTKNPEKYHKYRPEEVEEMIEKLFDTSA is encoded by the exons ATGATTCCCACCGAGGATGCGTCCGCCAGGAAGCGGGAGATCGAGGAGAAACTGAAGCAG GAGCAGGAGACGCTGTCGTTTGTTCGGGAGAACCTGGAAAAGAGTGATCAGCTGACCAAAGGGATG GTCTCCATCCTGTCTTCGTTTGAGAGTCGTCTGATGCAGCTGGAGAACTCCATTATCCCTGTTCATAAGCAGACGGAGAACCTGCAACGTCTGCAGGAGAATGTGGACAAAACGCTGTTGTGCATGGACCACGTAATCAGCTACTACCATGTGGCCAAGGACACGGACCGCATCATCAGAGAAGG GCCTACAGGTCGTCTAGACGAGTATTTGTCGTGCATCGCAAAGATCCAGAAAGCTGTGGAATATTTCCAGGACAACAACCCCGACAGCCCTGAGCTCAACACTGTG AAAGCTCGTTTTGAGAAGGGGAAGGAGCTCCTTGAGGCGGAGTTCCGCAGCCTGCTGAACCGCTATAGTAAGCCTGTTCCTCCCATCCTGATCCTGGACTGTATCAGTATGGACGAGGAGGTGGAGGTCCAGGAGGAGGTGGTTCTGGAACATCTGCCTGAGACCGTCCTGCAGGACATCATCTGCATCGCTGGGTGGCTCACGGACTACGGACGCAACCAAG ATTTCATGAACGTCTACTTCCAGATCCGCTCCACCCAGCTGGACCGCTCCATCAAAGGGCTGAAGGATCACTTCCGTAAGAACAGTGCTTCCTCTGGGATCCTCTACTCACCCGCCGTGCAGACCAAACGGAAGGACACACCCACTAAGAAGACCCCAAAGAGACCAG GTTACGATCACGAGCTGCGGGTCAAACTGCACTCGGACGCTCTGACCGAGAAGCACGGGGCGTCCACAG GAAAAGATGACGCGCTGGACGTGGAGATCGACTCCTACATTCACTGCATCAGCGCCTTTGTCAGGCTGGCCCAGGGTGAGTACGCCCTGCTGACAGAGGTCATCCCTGAACATCACCAGAAGAAGACCTTCGACTCCCTCATTCAG GAGGCTCTGGACAACTTGATGTTAGAAGGTGATAACATTGTGTCTGCGGCGCGCAGGGCCATCATGCGTCACGACTACTCTGCCGTCCTTACCATCTTCCCCATCCTGAGGCACCTGAAGATGAACAAGTCTGAGTTTGACTCCACGCTGCAG ggGACGGCGGCAAGCACCAAGAACAAGCTGCCTGCCCTCATCGCCTCCATGGAGACCATTGGAGCCAAAGCTCTGGAGGAGTTCGCCGACAGCATCAAG AATGATCCTGACAAAGAATACAACATGCCCAAAGATGGCACCGTGCACGAGCTCACTAGCAAC GCCATCTTGtttctgcagcagctgctggACTTTCATGAGACGGCAGGAGCAATGTTGGCCTCACAag agagcagctcgtcctccagcagctaCACCTCGGACTTCAACAAGCGTCTCCTCAGCTCCTACATCT GTAAAGTCCTGGGGAACCTGCAGCTGAACCTTCTCAGTAAATCCAAAGTGTATGAGGACCAGGCTCTGAGCGCCATCTTCCTCCacaacaactacaactacatCCTCAAGTCTCTGGAGAA gtctgACCTGATCCAGTTAGTGACTGTTACACAGAAACGAGCTGAGATGTCGTACAGAGAACTGATCGAGCAGCAGATCGGCATGTACCAGCGAAG TTGGCTGAAAGTCACAGAGAACCTCACAGACAGGAACATTCCGGTCCTCCTGcctgggtcaaag CTCAAAGACAAAGAGCGACAGGTGATCAAAGACAAGTTTAAG GGATTTAACGACGGTCTAGAAGAGCTGTGTAAGATCCAGAAAGGCTGGGCCATCCCTGATAAAGAGCAGAGAGACTTCATCAGACACGCCCAGAAGAAAGTAGTGTCAGACGCTTATAGAGCCTTTCtgcacag GTGTGCCAACATGTCTTTCACCAAAAACCCAGAGAAATATCACAAGTATCGTCctgaggaggtggaggagatgATAGAGAAGCTGTTTGACACATCCGCCTGA
- the exoc7 gene encoding exocyst complex component 7 isoform X2: MIPTEDASARKREIEEKLKQEQETLSFVRENLEKSDQLTKGMVSILSSFESRLMQLENSIIPVHKQTENLQRLQENVDKTLLCMDHVISYYHVAKDTDRIIREGPTGRLDEYLSCIAKIQKAVEYFQDNNPDSPELNTVKARFEKGKELLEAEFRSLLNRYSKPVPPILILDCISMDEEVEVQEEVVLEHLPETVLQDIICIAGWLTDYGRNQDFMNVYFQIRSTQLDRSIKGLKDHFRKNSASSGILYSPAVQTKRKDTPTKKTPKRPGTIRKAQNLLKQYSQHGLDGKKGGSNLTPLEGYDHELRVKLHSDALTEKHGASTGKDDALDVEIDSYIHCISAFVRLAQGEYALLTEVIPEHHQKKTFDSLIQEALDNLMLEGDNIVSAARRAIMRHDYSAVLTIFPILRHLKMNKSEFDSTLQGTAASTKNKLPALIASMETIGAKALEEFADSIKNDPDKEYNMPKDGTVHELTSNAILFLQQLLDFHETAGAMLASQESSSSSSSYTSDFNKRLLSSYICKVLGNLQLNLLSKSKVYEDQALSAIFLHNNYNYILKSLEKSDLIQLVTVTQKRAEMSYRELIEQQIGMYQRSWLKVTENLTDRNIPVLLPGSKLKDKERQVIKDKFKGFNDGLEELCKIQKGWAIPDKEQRDFIRHAQKKVVSDAYRAFLHRCANMSFTKNPEKYHKYRPEEVEEMIEKLFDTSA; encoded by the exons ATGATTCCCACCGAGGATGCGTCCGCCAGGAAGCGGGAGATCGAGGAGAAACTGAAGCAG GAGCAGGAGACGCTGTCGTTTGTTCGGGAGAACCTGGAAAAGAGTGATCAGCTGACCAAAGGGATG GTCTCCATCCTGTCTTCGTTTGAGAGTCGTCTGATGCAGCTGGAGAACTCCATTATCCCTGTTCATAAGCAGACGGAGAACCTGCAACGTCTGCAGGAGAATGTGGACAAAACGCTGTTGTGCATGGACCACGTAATCAGCTACTACCATGTGGCCAAGGACACGGACCGCATCATCAGAGAAGG GCCTACAGGTCGTCTAGACGAGTATTTGTCGTGCATCGCAAAGATCCAGAAAGCTGTGGAATATTTCCAGGACAACAACCCCGACAGCCCTGAGCTCAACACTGTG AAAGCTCGTTTTGAGAAGGGGAAGGAGCTCCTTGAGGCGGAGTTCCGCAGCCTGCTGAACCGCTATAGTAAGCCTGTTCCTCCCATCCTGATCCTGGACTGTATCAGTATGGACGAGGAGGTGGAGGTCCAGGAGGAGGTGGTTCTGGAACATCTGCCTGAGACCGTCCTGCAGGACATCATCTGCATCGCTGGGTGGCTCACGGACTACGGACGCAACCAAG ATTTCATGAACGTCTACTTCCAGATCCGCTCCACCCAGCTGGACCGCTCCATCAAAGGGCTGAAGGATCACTTCCGTAAGAACAGTGCTTCCTCTGGGATCCTCTACTCACCCGCCGTGCAGACCAAACGGAAGGACACACCCACTAAGAAGACCCCAAAGAGACCAG GCACCATACGAAAGGCTCAGAACCTTCTGAAACAGTACTCACAGCATGGGCTGGATGGGAAAAAGGGGGGCTCTAACCTCACTCCTTTGGAAG GTTACGATCACGAGCTGCGGGTCAAACTGCACTCGGACGCTCTGACCGAGAAGCACGGGGCGTCCACAG GAAAAGATGACGCGCTGGACGTGGAGATCGACTCCTACATTCACTGCATCAGCGCCTTTGTCAGGCTGGCCCAGGGTGAGTACGCCCTGCTGACAGAGGTCATCCCTGAACATCACCAGAAGAAGACCTTCGACTCCCTCATTCAG GAGGCTCTGGACAACTTGATGTTAGAAGGTGATAACATTGTGTCTGCGGCGCGCAGGGCCATCATGCGTCACGACTACTCTGCCGTCCTTACCATCTTCCCCATCCTGAGGCACCTGAAGATGAACAAGTCTGAGTTTGACTCCACGCTGCAG ggGACGGCGGCAAGCACCAAGAACAAGCTGCCTGCCCTCATCGCCTCCATGGAGACCATTGGAGCCAAAGCTCTGGAGGAGTTCGCCGACAGCATCAAG AATGATCCTGACAAAGAATACAACATGCCCAAAGATGGCACCGTGCACGAGCTCACTAGCAAC GCCATCTTGtttctgcagcagctgctggACTTTCATGAGACGGCAGGAGCAATGTTGGCCTCACAag agagcagctcgtcctccagcagctaCACCTCGGACTTCAACAAGCGTCTCCTCAGCTCCTACATCT GTAAAGTCCTGGGGAACCTGCAGCTGAACCTTCTCAGTAAATCCAAAGTGTATGAGGACCAGGCTCTGAGCGCCATCTTCCTCCacaacaactacaactacatCCTCAAGTCTCTGGAGAA gtctgACCTGATCCAGTTAGTGACTGTTACACAGAAACGAGCTGAGATGTCGTACAGAGAACTGATCGAGCAGCAGATCGGCATGTACCAGCGAAG TTGGCTGAAAGTCACAGAGAACCTCACAGACAGGAACATTCCGGTCCTCCTGcctgggtcaaag CTCAAAGACAAAGAGCGACAGGTGATCAAAGACAAGTTTAAG GGATTTAACGACGGTCTAGAAGAGCTGTGTAAGATCCAGAAAGGCTGGGCCATCCCTGATAAAGAGCAGAGAGACTTCATCAGACACGCCCAGAAGAAAGTAGTGTCAGACGCTTATAGAGCCTTTCtgcacag GTGTGCCAACATGTCTTTCACCAAAAACCCAGAGAAATATCACAAGTATCGTCctgaggaggtggaggagatgATAGAGAAGCTGTTTGACACATCCGCCTGA